The following are encoded in a window of Arthrobacter sp. NicSoilB4 genomic DNA:
- a CDS encoding Nif3-like dinuclear metal center hexameric protein has protein sequence MEPVNTDVSADPSEGSGAAGNGSAETPGAPTLGMILLAVEELWPESLAEDWDEVGLVAGHPSAGVSRILFAVDPTLDVIEEAIEFGAELLITHHPLLLKGVTSVAATTAKGRAVHRLIESGTGLLTVHTNGDSAVGGVSDVLADALGLQNVAPLSPAVNGLPEEGIGRVGDLEEVLTLGDFAARVFGILPAVAGGVRVSGDRDGLVRRVAVCGGAGDSLLGEVRASNADVYLTADLRHHPASEAREAAVNDRPYLIDVSHFASEWLWLPAAAEALGNVLNDQGHDVEIRVSTTNSDPWDFILTPG, from the coding sequence ATGGAACCTGTAAACACCGACGTTTCAGCCGACCCTTCCGAAGGAAGCGGCGCTGCCGGCAACGGATCCGCGGAAACGCCCGGGGCACCCACCCTGGGAATGATCCTGCTGGCCGTCGAAGAGCTTTGGCCGGAGTCCCTCGCCGAGGACTGGGACGAGGTGGGCCTCGTCGCGGGGCACCCCTCCGCCGGGGTGAGCAGGATCCTCTTTGCCGTCGATCCAACCCTTGACGTGATCGAGGAAGCCATCGAGTTCGGCGCCGAACTGCTGATCACCCACCATCCGCTGCTGCTCAAGGGCGTCACCTCGGTCGCGGCGACCACTGCCAAGGGACGGGCCGTGCACCGCCTGATCGAATCGGGCACGGGCCTGCTGACGGTGCACACCAACGGTGATTCCGCCGTCGGCGGTGTCTCGGATGTCCTGGCCGACGCGCTGGGACTGCAGAACGTCGCCCCGCTGAGCCCTGCGGTGAACGGCCTGCCGGAAGAAGGCATCGGGCGGGTCGGGGACCTCGAGGAAGTCCTTACCCTCGGCGACTTTGCCGCCCGCGTCTTCGGCATCCTGCCCGCGGTCGCCGGCGGAGTGCGCGTCTCCGGGGACAGGGACGGGCTGGTCCGCCGCGTGGCCGTCTGCGGCGGCGCCGGGGATTCCCTCCTCGGCGAGGTCCGGGCCAGCAACGCCGACGTCTACCTGACCGCCGACCTACGGCACCACCCGGCGTCGGAAGCCCGGGAGGCGGCGGTCAACGACCGGCCGTACCTGATCGACGTCTCGCACTTTGCCAGCGAGTGGCTGTGGCTGCCGGCCGCCGCCGAGGCGCTCGGCAACGTGCTGAACGACCAGGGCCACGACGTCGAGATCCGGGTCAGCACCACCAACAGCGATCCGTGGGACTTCATTCTGACTCCGGGCTAA
- a CDS encoding C4-type zinc ribbon domain-containing protein produces the protein MAKAAPAEQLKLLELQGLDAKLKSLSNRRRSLESDSRITDLEAALSVANGELGAAKVAVHDAELELKRAEADVEQVASRIERDEAKLNSGTGLSKDLVALQRDLVSLNKRRSDLEDVELEVLERLDSLRLRQATQQQIVDDIQGSFGSIRSELDEQLAEIAAEATVVRGKRAEFADGLDAGLLAVYEKTLAKRGVGAARLFHGTSEGSGMQLSPGDLAEIKAAAEDDIVFCPDSGCILVRSAEWSGPNLPTD, from the coding sequence GTGGCCAAGGCAGCACCGGCGGAACAGTTGAAGTTGCTCGAATTGCAGGGACTTGATGCGAAGCTCAAATCCCTGTCCAACCGCCGCCGAAGCCTTGAAAGCGACTCCCGGATCACCGATCTTGAAGCAGCCCTCAGCGTGGCCAACGGCGAACTCGGTGCCGCGAAGGTGGCGGTCCATGACGCCGAACTCGAGCTCAAGCGCGCCGAGGCGGACGTGGAGCAGGTTGCTTCGCGGATCGAACGGGACGAGGCGAAGCTCAACAGCGGCACCGGCCTTTCCAAGGACCTCGTGGCGCTGCAGCGCGACCTCGTGTCCCTGAACAAACGCCGGTCCGACCTCGAGGACGTGGAGCTGGAAGTGCTGGAGCGGCTGGATTCCCTGCGCCTGCGCCAGGCCACGCAGCAGCAGATTGTTGACGACATCCAGGGTTCCTTCGGCTCCATCCGCTCGGAGCTGGACGAGCAGCTCGCGGAGATCGCCGCCGAGGCCACGGTGGTGCGGGGCAAGCGTGCCGAATTCGCCGACGGCCTGGATGCCGGGCTGCTGGCGGTCTACGAGAAGACCCTCGCCAAGCGCGGCGTCGGCGCTGCCCGCCTCTTCCACGGAACATCCGAGGGATCGGGCATGCAGCTGAGCCCGGGCGACCTTGCCGAGATCAAGGCCGCCGCCGAGGACGATATCGTGTTCTGCCCCGATTCCGGCTGCATCCTGGTCCGCTCGGCCGAGTGGAGTGGGCCCAACCTCCCGACTGACTAG
- the msrA gene encoding peptide-methionine (S)-S-oxide reductase MsrA — MRTFVLGGGCFWCLDAVYQKTKGVSAVVSGYTGGHDRNPDYYAVCSGTTGHAEVVAVTFDEEIIPPEVILDMFFALHDPTTLNRQGYDVGTQYRSSMFYETTEEKILFEDAIDRNQSLWAHPIVTEVSRLPVFHRAEEIHQDYYAKFPEQGYCQVIINPKLAKARKYYSAWLNA; from the coding sequence ATGAGAACTTTTGTCCTCGGCGGAGGCTGCTTCTGGTGCCTCGACGCCGTCTACCAGAAAACCAAGGGTGTCAGCGCGGTCGTTTCGGGCTACACCGGAGGCCACGACCGCAACCCCGACTACTACGCCGTCTGCTCCGGAACCACCGGCCATGCCGAAGTCGTGGCGGTGACTTTCGATGAGGAGATCATCCCGCCGGAGGTCATCCTGGACATGTTCTTCGCGCTCCATGACCCCACCACGCTCAACCGCCAGGGCTACGACGTCGGAACCCAGTACCGTTCGTCGATGTTCTACGAGACCACCGAGGAAAAGATCCTCTTTGAGGACGCGATCGACCGGAACCAGTCGCTGTGGGCGCACCCGATCGTCACAGAAGTCAGCCGGCTGCCCGTGTTCCACCGGGCCGAGGAAATCCACCAGGACTACTACGCCAAGTTCCCGGAGCAGGGCTACTGCCAGGTGATCATCAATCCGAAGCTGGCCAAGGCCAGGAAATATTACTCTGCATGGCTTAATGCTTAG